In a genomic window of Erigeron canadensis isolate Cc75 chromosome 5, C_canadensis_v1, whole genome shotgun sequence:
- the LOC122601001 gene encoding probable LRR receptor-like serine/threonine-protein kinase At4g29180, which produces MSSATSAQTCQRFSLEEIISATKTFADERVIGHGGFGKVYKGNIYCGETSHAVAIKRLDSKSNQGEPEFITEIEMLSTLRHCHLVPLIGFCDDNKEMILVYKFMPNGTLYDHLHKTSTYLSWVQRLKIAICVARGLDYLHTGVGTKQGIIHRDVKSSNILLDENWDAMISDFGLSKVSPINQSLSYVDASVKGTFGYLDPEYFYTRKLTRKTDVYAYGVVLFELLTGRRAVDERNGEEQCSLARWAQKCVKERKLDQMVDSKITGTISPKCLRGFAEIADRCLTSVLEKRPTMTQVVAKLQALLEVQKASRVRGLTWKIPKYLFTATKENSAQIFTSTSTNKDLSYNGEISKGVKDLKKFTYCELERAIWDFENDKCLGEGSYGNVYKGWIHKTTFSPCKHNTGLPIAVKRLHHYKYFDPEMLKEFYHPNLVKPIGYCLEGEKLFLVHEFMQKGNLKDLLYSGAVAQLPLVMKVKIAVGIARGIVFLQQTEDGVRSVSESRLHRHNIMLDEDFTAKLSDYDVTQIVNGYYPNNNDFLYDDYYAEFKPLPLRSNLSGFAVVLAEVLTGKHTFYGNEIEKIDSFLLQLGKMSITHIAELCFKNCNELDSESKMLTILEEYEKYIQSGYDKASIATEDRDRFLVGYTLKGHVERVIALKAIDFDQIQQSYSV; this is translated from the exons ATGTCATCAGCAACTTCTGCACAAACATGTCAACGTTTTTCCCTCGAAGAGATTATATCTGCAACCAAAACTTTTGCTGATGAACGGGTCATTGGACATGGAGGATTTGGAAAGGTATACAAAGGTAATATATACTGTGGAGAAACTAGTCATGCGGTGGCCATCAAACGGCTAGATTCTAAGTCCAACCAGGGGGAACCTGAGTTTATCACCGAAATTGAGATGCTATCTACGCTGCGCCACTGTCACTTGGTGCCTTTGATTGGTTTTTGTGATGATAACAAGGAGATGAtccttgtttataaatttatgcCCAACGGCACATTATATGATCATCTACACAAAACTAGTACTTATTTAAGTTGGGTGCAACGACTAAAGATAGCCATATGTGTTGCACGTGGATTAGACTACCTCCACACGGGTGTTGGCACCAAACAAGGAATCATACATCGTGACGTGAAGAGTTCCAATATTCTTTTGGATGAGAACTGGGACGCTATGATTTCAGATTTCGGGTTATCCAAGGTAAGCCCAATTAATCAATCATTGTCATATGTTGATGCTAGTGTTAAGGGCACATTCGGGTATCTGGACCCAGAATATTTCTATACAAGAAAACTGACAAGGAAAACAGATGTATATGCATACGGGGTGGTTTTGTTTGAGTTATTAACAGGAAGACGTGCAGTGGATGAACGCAACGGTGAAGAACAATGTAGTTTGGCAAGGTGGGCTCAAAAATGTGTGAAAGAACGAAAACTCGATCAAATGGTTGATTCCAAAATAACAGGAACAATTAGTCCCAAATGTTTAAGAGGGTTTGCTGAGATTGCAGATCGTTGCTTGACTAGCGTTTTGGAAAAACGTCCTACCATGACTCAAGTTGTGGCCAAACTTCAGGCTTTGCTGGAAGTACAAAAGGCATCAAGAGTCAGGGGACTCACATGGAAGATCCCTAAGTATCTTTTTACTGCAACGAAAGAGAACTCTG CCCAAATTTTCACCAGTACTTCGACCAACAAGGATCTTAGTTATAACGGAGAAATTTCAAAAGGGGTTAAAGATCTAAAGAAGTTTACGTATTGTGAATTGGAACGTGCTATCTGGGACTTTGAGAATGACAAATGTTTGGGTGAGGGAAGTTATGGAAATGTTTACAAAGGTTGGATCCATAAAACGACATTTTCCCCTTGTAAGCATAACACCGGATTGCCCATTGCGGTAAAAAGACTGCACCACTACAAATAT TTTGATCCAGAAATGCTGAAAGAATTTTATCATCCCAATCTTGTTAAGCCCATAGGATACTGTTTGGAAGGTGAAAAACTCTTCCTTGTACATGAATTTATGCAAAAGGGAAACTTAAAAGATCTCCTGTATAGTG GAGCTGTAGCGCAACTTCCGTTAGTTATGAAGGTTAAAATAGCAGTAGGAATTGCCCGAGGAATTGTTTTCTTGCAACAGACAGAAGATGGAGTGAGATCAGTTAGTGAGTCTCGGCTTCACAGACATAATATAATGTTGGATGAG GATTTCACAGCAAAACTTTCAGATTATGATGTTACGCAGATAGTAAACGGTTACTACCCTAACAATAATGATTTTCTTTATGACGACTACTATGCTGAGTTCA AGCCCCTTCCTCTGCGGAGCAATCTCAGCGGTTTTGCAGTTGTACTTGCGGAGGTACTAACAGGAAAACATACCTTCTAtggaaatgaaattgaaaagatTGATTCTTTCTTGCTCCAACTTGGAAAAATGTCCATTACTCATATTGCAGAGCTTTGTTTTAAAAACTGCAATGAGTTGGATTCAGAGTCAAAGATGCTGACAATTTTGGAGGAGTATGAGAAGTATATCCAATCAGGTTATGACAAGGCATCAATAGCAACCGAGGATAGAGATAG GTTTCTGGTCGGGTATACCCTGAAGGGGCATGTAGAGAGAGTGATAGCACTTAAGGCGATCGATTTTGATCAAATCCAACAGAGTTACTCAGTGTGA
- the LOC122599633 gene encoding arogenate dehydrogenase 2, chloroplastic, producing MLSFSPATPKTTTISTRLHRDHHTLSHHSQPPSHLRPTKPHLRQRRHTLKISAIDAAQPFDYESKISTQFAKSKTLKIAIVGFGNFGQFLAKTLVRQGHDVLAHSRTDYSNIAAEIGVSFYPNADDLCEEHPEVILLCTSILSTDKVLRSLPLQRLKRSTLFVDVLSVKEFAKDLFLQILPLDFDILCTHPMFGPESGKNSWKDLPFVYDKVRIGNDESRVSRCEKFLDAFAREGCVMKEMTCAEHDQHAAESQFITHTVGRILEKLDLDSTPINTKGYERLLDLVENTSSDSFELYYGLFMYNKNAMEQLERLDLAFESLKKELFGHLHDVLRKQLFGTKERALGVMQKPRALSKLPPNGNGLVLPPGSDSTTN from the coding sequence ATGCTTTCCTTTTCTCCGGCGACACCCAAAACCACTACCATATCCACCCGTCTCCACCGGGATCACCACACACTCTCCCACCACTCACAACCACCATCTCACCTCCGGCCCACCAAACCCCATCTCCGGCAGCGCCGCCACACACTCAAAATCTCTGCCATAGACGCTGCCCAACCTTTCGATTACGAATCAAAAATCTCAACCCAGTTCGCCAAATCAAAAACTCTCAAAATTGCCATTGTGGGGTTTGGAAATTTCGGCCAGTTTTTAGCTAAAACCCTCGTCCGGCAAGGCCACGACGTCCTCGCCCATTCGCGTACCGATTACTCGAATATCGCAGCCGAAATCGGGGTATCGTTTTATCCGAATGCTGATGATCTTTGTGAGGAACACCCAGAGGTAATTCTGTTATGCACTTCAATTTTATCAACTGATAAAGTACTTAGATCATTACCATTACAAAGATTAAAAAGAAGTACATTATTTGTTGATGTGTTATCTGTTAAAGAATTTGCTAAAGATTTGTTTTTACAAATATTGCCCTTAGATTTCGATATATTGTGTACTCATCCTATGTTTGGACCCGAAAGTGGTAAGAATAGTTGGAAAGATTTGCCCTTTGTGTACGATAAAGTTAGGATAGGTAACGACGAGTCGAGGGTTTCAAGGTGTGAGAAGTTTCTTGATGCGTTTGCGCGAGAAGGGTGTGTGATGAAAGAAATGACGTGTGCAGAGCATGATCAGCACGCGGCGGAGAGTCAGTTTATAACGCATACGGTTGGGAGGATATTGGAGAAGTTGGATTTGGATAGTACGCCGATTAATACTAAAGGGTATGAGAGGTTGTTGGATTTGGTTGAGAATACGTCGAGTGATAGTTTTGAGTTGTATTATGGGTTgtttatgtataataagaaTGCGATGGAGCAGTTAGAAAGACTTGATTTGGCGTTTGAGTCGTTGAAGAAGGAGTTGTTTGGTCATTTGCATGATGTTTTGAGGAAGCAGTTGTTTGGGACGAAAGAACGGGCCTTGGGAGTTATGCAGAAACCACGGGCTTTGTCGAAGCTGCCTCCTAATGGGAATGGACTTGTATTGCCACCAGGATCAGATTCTACTACAAATTAG
- the LOC122599566 gene encoding probable receptor-like protein kinase At2g23200 yields MSFLNSGRIPFNEILSATNNFSDENLIGQGSVKKVYKGQLVRSGEVIDVAILRYLQPMMMNDPMMNEMKIIHNLKHKNVVSMVGFEKFVMHTTNVNVIVTKREANGSLDAHLSSPSLMWMQRLNICVGVAHVLSYIHKDVGDDQCSLIHGNVKSSTILLDENWEPKLSGFRCCMKTPLARRHHIFLTKDYRATPQYMDPQYEKTGGVTQKSDVFSFGVVLFEVLFGQKASIQDADNWCFARLARLHYEEKTLDHMIDPNLRKQMDFESLKIFSEVAYCCLKEQRSHRPSIDQILKKLEWALQLQRTHENPRLNLEHLKIPLTDINLATKNFAEAYRIGSGGYGMVYKAELDHFDDSYSSSIEGNNKGKLRKKRSTVAIKRIFSREDKQGELGFVAEIEMLSKCKHHNVISLLGFCDEGPQKILVYEHASKGSLDDHLGNKNIMTNMTWAQRIRICLEIALGLDYLHCSTEDKKRIIHRDIKSANILLHDNWEVKIADFGLSKLHSMDHQGSTLNTFTIAGTEVYADPEYLKTGKLKIESDIYSFGVVLFEILCGRLAYDAIYNLETEKGLPSVVRRRFNEGTLKQMQTE; encoded by the exons ATGTCTTTTTTAAATTCTGGGAGAATCCCATTTAATGAGATTTTATCGGCTACCAACAATTTTTCTGATGAAAATCTCATTGGACAGGGTAGTGTTAAAAAGGTTTACAAAGGGCAACTCGTACGATCAGGAGAAGTGATCGATGTTGCCATACTGAGGTATCTACAACCAATGATGATGAATGATCCAATGATGAATGAGATGAAAATTATTCATAATCTCAAGCATAAAAATGTTGTCTCTATGGTTGGGTTTGAGAAATTTGTAATGCACACCACTAATGTCAATGTCATAGTAACGAAACGTGAAGCAAATGGAAGTCTCGACGCACATCTAAGTAGCCCGAGTCTAATGTGGATGCAAAGATTAAATATTTGTGTTGGGGTAGCTCATGTTTTAAGTTACATTCATAAGGATGTGGGAGACGATCAGTGTAGTCTCATACATGGTAATGTCAAGAGCTCGACAATTTTGTTAGACGAAAATTGGGAACCAAAGTTATCTGGATTCAGATGTTGTATGAAAACTCCACTTGCTCGTAGACACCACATTTTCCTTACTAAGGACTACAGGGCTACTCCACAGTATATGGATCCACAATATGAAAAAACCGGAGGTGTGACCCAAAAGTCAGATGTGTTCTCTTTTGGAGTTGTGTTATTTGAAGTCTTGTTTGGGCAAAAGGCGTCCATTCAAGACGCGGATAATTGGTGCTTTGCTCGATTGGCTAGGCTCCATTACGAGGAGAAAACACTTGATCATATGATTGATCCCAATCTGCGGAAACAAATGGACTTCGAATCATTAAAGATCTTTTCAGAAGTAGCATATTGTTGTTTGAAGGAGCAACGTTCACATcgtccaagtatagatcaaatTCTAAAAAAACTTGAATGGGCGTTGCAACTTCAGCGGACACATGAAAATCCT AGGTTGAACTTGGAACACTTAAAGATTCCACTAACAGACATAAATCTTGCCACCAAAAATTTTGCCGAAGCTTATCGCATTGGCTCAGGGGGATATGGTATGGTGTATAAAGCAGAGCTGGACCACTTTGATGACTCCTATTCGTCATCAATAGAAGGAAATAATAAAGGAAAGTTGCGTAAAAAGCGTAGCACCGTAGCCATAAAACGTATATTCAGTAGAGAAGACAAGCAAGGAGAATTAGGATTTGTGGCAGAAATTGAAATGCTTAGTAAGTGTAAGCACCATAATGTAATCTCGCTTCTAGGCTTTTGTGATGAAGGTCCCCAAAAGATTCTTGTCTATGAGCATGCTTCTAAGGGAAGTCTTGATGATCACTTGGGCAACAAAAATATCATGACTAATATGACTTGGGCACAACGTATACGTATATGCCTTGAGATCGCACTTGGATTGGATTACCTACATTGTAGCACAGAAGACAAAAAAAGGATAATACACCGGGATATAAAGAGTGCTAACATTCTGTTACATGATAATTGGGAGGTGAAGATTGCGGACTTTGGGCTTTCCAAATTACACTCTATGGATCATCAAGGTAGTACCCTCAATACGTTTACTATTGCTGGCACAGAAGTGTATGCAGATCCGGAATATTTGAAGACGGGAAAGCTGAAAATAGAGTCTGACATTTACTCTTTTGGGGTAGTTCTTTTTGAAATCTTGTGTGGCAGGTTGGCTTATGATGCAATTTATAATCTTGAAACTGAGAAGGGGCTTCCATCCGTTGTGCGACGGCGCTTCAATGAGGGAACATTAAAGCAAATG CAGACTGAATGA
- the LOC122599567 gene encoding F-box protein At2g02240-like, whose translation MNEELNSGLIGIKDDIYSLGVVLCEIMSGMYSQDTKKSLGNLALRADRRRNFDSMVFEGIKKQIVPQSLITFQRIAIRCLEDSWTKRPPAGAVVIELKKALEIQEDYEIWGPKLPKGYEEIFQMSEKPDMYFTEKKKNLYDILTEGILLQNGTVLFSLGSNGERNKMISATKFSYKNRWSHKWRSISGSRFQKVAKMLDISNMKIQIRTRTQFLSPGVNYSVHLVFKFCRPRKSQAKRMYVNLKYKRGKENLNAYFATWREDEWMMIELFRFLNDSESTDFEVQLESFSRCYCGSRAVYIQGIEFQEVNDASLLTLLFAQWILL comes from the exons ATGAATGAGGAATTGAATTCTGGATTAATTGGAATAAAAGATGATATATACTCACTTGGTGTTGTTTTATGTGAGATCATGTCCGGGATGTATAGCCAGGATACGAAAAAGTCCTTAGGAAACTTGGCTTTAAGGGCTGATAGAAGAAGAAATTTTGATAGCATGGTGTTTGAGGGTATAAAGAAGCAAATTGTGCCGCAATCATTGATCACATTTCAAAGGATTGCCATTAGATGCTTGGAAGATTCATGGACAAAGAGGCCACCAGCGGGTGCAGTGGTAATAGAATTGAAGAAAGCATTAGAAATCCAA GAGGATTATGAAATATGGGGGCCAAAGCTACCTAAAGGCTATGAAGAAATATTCCAGATGTCAGAAAAGCCGGATATGTACTTCacggaaaagaagaaaaatctttATGACATACTCACAGAGGGCATCCTTCTTCAAAACGGCACAGTG CTGTTTTCACTCGGAAGTAATGGAGAAAGGAACAAAATGATATCTGCAACAAAGTTTTCATACAAAAATCGTTGGTCACATAAGTGGCGATCTATTTCAGGATCTAG ATTTCAGAAAGTCGCGAAGATGTTAGATATTTCAAATATGAAGATCCAAATCCGGACAAGGACTCAGTTTTTATCTCCTGGAGTAAATTACAGTGTCCATCTAGTTTTCAAGTTTTGTCGTCCAAGAAAATCTCAAGCAAAACGAATGTATGTGAACCTAAAGTACAAAAGAGGGAAGGAGAATTTAAATGCATATTTTGCAACATGGAGAGAAGATGAATGGATGATGATTGAAttgtttcgatttttgaatgacTCGGAAAGTACTGATTTTGAGGTTCAGCTGGAAAGTTTTTCACGATGCTATTGTGGAAGTCGTGCTGTCTATATTCAAGGCATTGAGTTTCAAGAAGTTAATGATGCAAGTTTACTTACTCTTTTGTTTGCCCAGTGGATCCTTTTGTAA
- the LOC122599569 gene encoding uncharacterized protein LOC122599569, whose product MADSSVVRGPGRNKRPWTTEEDAKLIDALMEVHVSGKYSGADNGFKPGYLKAVEQLLEKSLPNSGIKAEPHIKSRMKTLKSNFTIVHDMIVGTSTSGFGFKWDSGKGCIDAEEQVWEEYIKTHKNAAGFKGKPLPFYEKLCTIFGKDRATGSHAVDLGEEDAVEETPTSPIEVDMDISQSGGVAGSASNKRKRSKSDDFSEIFKECSSDLTERIEHSIGSLGEKIVVSAHETIAADVLEEVITEIQSLPGISAHQRLKGMDIIGCNTSKAHIFLRSSEQDKVLYIQMLANDALD is encoded by the exons ATGGCAGATTCAAGTGTAGTTAGAGGACCAGGAAGAAACAAAAGACCATGGACTACAGAGGAAGATGCTAAGCTAATCGATGCATTGATGGAAGTGCATGTATCTGGTAAGTATTCAGGTGCCGATAACGGATTCAAGCCCGGGTATCTTAAAGCTGTGGAACAACTATTGGAAAAAAGCCTGCCTAACTCAGGCATTAAAGCTGAACCTCATATCAAGTCGAGAATGAAAACTTTGAAGTCAAATTTTACCATTGTGCACGACATGATAGTAGGAACTAGTACAAGTGGCTTTGGCTTTAAGTGGGATTCTGGGAAAGGTTGCATTGATGCAGAAGAGCAAGTGTGGGAGGAGTACATCAAG ACTCATAAAAATGCTGCCGGTTTTAAAGGTAAGCCATTACCTTTTTATGAAAAGCTTTGTACCATTTTCGGTAAAGATAGAGCTACCGGTTCTCATGCTGTTGATCTTGGAGAAGAAGATGCTGTAGAAGAGACACCAACATCACCCATCGAAGTTGATATGGACATTTCACAATCTGGTGGAGTTGCGGGAAGTGCAAGCAATAAACGAAAGAGAAGCAAAAGTGACGACTTCAGTGAAATCTTCAAGGAATGTTCGAGCGACTTGACAGAAAGAATCGAGCATTCCATTGGTTCGTTGGGTGAAAAAATTGTTGTGAGTGCTCATGAAACCATTGCTGCTGATGTTCTTGAAGAAGTTATCACGGAGATCCAAAGTTTACCGGGCATTAGTGCACATCAACGTCTTAAAGGGATGGACATCATTGGTTGTAATACAAGCAAGGCCCACATATTTCTACGTTCATCTGAACAAGACAAAGTTCTCTATATCCAAATGCTTGCAAATGATGCCTTGGATTAG
- the LOC122601000 gene encoding protein ALP1-like codes for MVYASDVASIVTTRMDIYTFTKLCKILENRGGLSNSKNMLVDEQVAMFLHTLAHNEKNRNIGIMFKRSGETICRYFKLVLKAVCRVHKEFYKEPVPIPDNEIDERWKWFKGCLGALDGTYVKVRVPASDRKPYRSRKADSRVLRDAISRPNGLKVPHGNYYLCDAGYMNCEGFLSPYRGQRYHLNDWNHPPTTAKELYNMRHAQARNVIERCFGLIKNRWAILRDVSFHPHDSMSQIIIACCLINNFIRATMAEDPIEHEVPINHTQPINDHDNVITTVETSQVWSDYRDNLANAMFTEWNARRAH; via the exons ATGGTATATGCAAGTGATGTTGCGAGTATAGTCACTACAAGAATGGATATATACACTTTTACAAAACTTTGTAAAATTCTTGAAAATAGAGGGGGGTTAAGTAATAGCAAAAATATGTTAGTCGATGAACAAGTAGCTATGTTTTTACACACACTTGCACACAATGAAAAAAATCGGAACATAGGTATCATGTTCAAAAGGTCTGGTGAAACTATATGTCGGTATTTCAAGTTAGTGCTAAAAGCGGTATGTCGAGTACACAAAGAGTTTTATAAAGAACCGGTACCAATTCCAGACAATGAAATAGACGAGAGGTGGAAATGGTTTAAG GGTTGTCTAGGAGCATTAGACGGAACATATGTTAAAGTTAGGGTCCCAGCTAGTGATCGAAAACCTTATCGGTCCCGAAAGG CCGATAGTCGGGTACTTCGAGATGCTATTAGTAGGCCAAACGGTCTTAAAGTACCTCATG GAAATTACTACCTTTGTGATGCCGGTTATATGAACTGTGAAGGTTTTTTAAGTCCTTATCGAGGTCAACGGTACCATCTTAATGATTGGAATCATCCGCCTACAACTGCAAAAGAATTGTATAACATGAGACACGCACAAGCAAGGAATGTAATTGAGAGATGTTTCGGGTTGATTAAGAATAGATGGGCAATTTTGCGTGATGTTTCATTCCATCCACATGATTCCATGTCACAAATAATAATTGCTTGTTGTTTGATAAATAATTTCATCCGTGCAACAATGGCAGAAGACCCTATAGAGCACGAAGTGCCAATTAATCATACACAACCTATAAATGATCACGATAATGTTATTACAACCGTGGAGACTTCACAAGTGTGGAGTGATTATAGGGATAATCTTGCAAACGCAATGTTTACTGAATGGAATGCAAGGCGCGCTCATTAG